A genomic window from Methanovulcanius yangii includes:
- a CDS encoding methanogenesis marker 12 protein, with translation MYLGIDHGTTAMRFATSSGEMKIPRRDATAFTMDDLAPLSRNGAFDGIAVCYSMGDAISAITDIRKVQNRGIITREGAGEHIGGGTRVYDMVKESGIPAVVIPGIHRGSPTDPRFKAYSHQTSPEKLGIAYEAQQSLGDTFIVADVSSNTVSLLVQDGAVVGAFDACVFAPGTTHGALDVDAIRRIDRGEETANEAFLHAGVRHTLPADQQAPALALWTAMEIAALRILAPGAPIAVAGSQGPAIADDVQAILGDSVSVFDEWAAARGLSRIARDVFTGTDTILGLAVDL, from the coding sequence GACCACGGCACGACCGCAATGCGGTTTGCAACATCATCCGGCGAGATGAAGATCCCGCGCAGGGATGCGACCGCCTTCACGATGGATGACCTTGCCCCGCTCTCCCGAAACGGCGCCTTCGACGGCATCGCCGTCTGCTACTCCATGGGCGACGCCATCAGTGCGATCACCGATATCAGAAAGGTACAGAACCGCGGCATCATCACCCGCGAAGGCGCAGGCGAGCACATCGGCGGCGGGACACGGGTCTATGATATGGTAAAGGAAAGCGGCATTCCCGCCGTCGTCATCCCCGGCATTCACCGGGGGTCCCCGACGGACCCGCGCTTCAAGGCCTACTCCCACCAGACGAGCCCGGAGAAGCTCGGCATCGCCTACGAGGCGCAGCAGTCGCTCGGGGACACATTCATCGTCGCAGACGTCAGTTCCAACACGGTCTCGCTCCTCGTTCAGGACGGGGCCGTCGTCGGCGCCTTCGATGCGTGTGTCTTCGCGCCGGGGACCACCCACGGCGCCCTCGACGTCGACGCCATCCGCCGCATCGACCGCGGCGAGGAGACCGCAAACGAGGCATTCCTCCACGCAGGGGTCCGCCACACCCTCCCCGCGGACCAGCAGGCACCGGCCCTTGCCCTCTGGACCGCGATGGAGATTGCGGCCCTCCGCATCCTCGCCCCGGGCGCCCCCATCGCCGTCGCCGGGTCACAGGGGCCGGCCATCGCAGACGACGTGCAGGCAATTCTGGGCGACTCAGTTTCGGTATTTGACGAATGGGCGGCAGCACGGGGGCTATCGCGGATTGCACGCGATGTATTCACCGGAACCGATACCATTCTCGGCCTCGCGGTTGATCTGTAG